Part of the Nothobranchius furzeri strain GRZ-AD chromosome 2, NfurGRZ-RIMD1, whole genome shotgun sequence genome, AGGTTGAGTTCCTGGCATGGCTGAGAGTCAGGTAACAAACACACGGACAAGGGAGGGAGATGGGAAACGAGAGGGATAAAACACCTTCAGCTGAATCTTGTGCACTCGTTTCCCACTGGACATCTCGGATGTTAGCTTGGGTAAAATCTTTGACTGGTCATCTAATGCCAACAACGCTGAGATCCACGTAAATAAAAGTTTTGTGAAACATCTGCACACGCTATATGAGCCAGGGAAGCAGCAGATGCACACATTCCAAACATAGTCGTGCTGTCAAAACAAATAAAAGGAGAGAGAACAACAGGACGGATAGGGGAAGATAAAACACGGAATACTCTAGTAGGCTTTGACGTTGAAGGGATTAGGATGGTTTACTCTAAAGCATTCCGAGGCCTCTTAAGATTATTAACTtcctcccccccaccccacccacacaaTCTTTAGATCGGTTTCTTAGAAAGTTACGCAGGAGCGGCCCACTACAGTAGCCCACCAGAGCCAGGTGGAACGGAGCCAGGACAAGGAGTGAGAGGGACGTAGGCCAAAGATCGCAGCATCAACAGGGAAAGCTCAAGTTCTGTAATAAAGTCAGTTGTAAATTCAAATTTAATTCAAGCTGCTAAGTTTATAAACCCACACTCATCCAGGGCTCCATTTGTGGCCGTGTGTATGATCTTACCCACGAAGCCATCCCGTCCAACCAACTTCAAAGCCAGCTTGTCAGCCAGCACTGAAGAGTTACCATGGGCGATGTTGGCAAAGGGCCCAGCATGGACAAACACGGGCGTGCCCTGCAACGATTAGAGACACCGGAGTTAAGAAAACCCTACAACTTGCGGACACTCAGTTCAAATCCTTGGATCCCAGTAAAATCAACAACTTTTAGTCATGTTACAAGGTAAATATTGAAATTTGGACTGGCAGGGTGTTTGTCCAAATTAACCAGTTTAATGtccacatagaccaggggtcctcaactataatggtccgagggccactcacaaaaagaaagacccagaagcaagagggccggacggggggggggggggggggggggtgttgctgctgctgctgtttggatcgctggctgtaatacacataacacacaagcttgcaatataaagaagaacagcgcctgtccccctccagcttggctgtgtgactgcactgacctgtcctgtgggaccctcaccatgtgaccctcatgcccatgctgtctctggaggagcagataggagacaagatcacgctgcagccgccgtcactcaccccgctccctccccaagaccagaTCTCCCGACATCTCAGCAcatctcggtctgacggagcgcttccaggagaaacaataatgaacttatgaaaaaaataataacgcGCGTTTGAAGGAGCtttctccgatcctctctctctctctcagtcgctgatcgagcgagcggagcgcgctgtgcgacaacccgctcaattaacataattcacagcccaaatccaacagaatcgatcgggctgattcggttcaggttataactccagcgctcagccctgcagcaccacataaaggcagaccgaagtttcctacccgggaaatgtggagaacacagctctgacagatgtggatgctgcgctggtgccgccatgATAATAACCTATACCTCCCGGTCGgccagtgggggtgggggtggggggtgcgcgcgaggtttgggggccacaaagagagggccggacgtggcccgcgggccgtcatTTGCGGACCACTACCATAAACGCTCCCTAAATGCAGCAAAGAAACGAAGGCAGCAAAGAAGGATCTGATGTTGTGTTGAATCATTTTAAAACTTAccaataaataatttatttacacaaatatgTTGATATTTTACAATTAACATgtaacttgtttaatcaatacatttgcagtggtctctggtaggaatgactgCCTCGTAAGTCGTACTCGGGGCAAAAAAGCCCAGAAGCACCTGTATTAGCACAGAGAATTcatctggaggagaaagtagcttcatacgacaaggatttggagacttatttcctgatatttggacatctcgcccctgattggctaacagcaacaccagTGATCATcacctctaccactgactgtttgcttttatctccacaaataacacaagcctggaggagttcagctgtgtggcagagttgctaatgctaatggttagcttatctTCGTTGGGacattgtctgctgtttcctggatgctaaaccaacaacaaccttccccgtcatgagtcaagatgggcgagtccctgaacgttaagtgacagtgtgacgtagatttgtCAGGCTTTGCAAAACCAAGTTTCACcacctattatctatcagaagctaaagcatgagtgactgattataaacaggaatatgattttaaaatgttttctcagtgaaccacatctttaaagtaACATTTACCATGTTTCCCACTTCTCCCCCTATTGGTTGAAAACTGAATTACAATTTTCATAAACAAGTGAAGGCCATGTCCATGTTCACTCTGGCTTTAGCTTTTGCTTCACTTCATAAGACATTACTCtttcttttacttccaggctccaacaACAAAAAAGACTTCTTCTTTTCTTGCACTTTTTGACGGTGGGTAAATGGAAAAAGCTCCCTGCTAGCCTTTACAAGAGCTATCAGCACAGTAAACACCACCAAAGTTGTTCAGTGCAGCGTCTGTCTGAAGCTGACTCAAGAAACACCGAAACCAGATTGAAAACAAAAGCTTTACATGTTAAacactctttagtgttgcttcaaAACACTTGAATAACAGATAAAAAAATCTCCATTACTCTttaatagggctgggcaataaatcaaaaatgtattgttGTCGAAATTTCTTATATCATTATCATGATAATtttccccatgtcaataaatttgataattaaaaaatgaaaatatgtgtgtaggttggcaaagtCCAGAAGCTGAACCACCTTGAGTTGCATAAAAATGTGAATTAACGCAAtatacgtgacagccccatcagtGGAcgccttttgtttctgtgcatacctgtagttatcgttatATATtagttttaggccatatcgcccagccctactctttAAACAAGTATAAACgcctaaataaatgaataaataagctTTTTAAATTCTCTAAATAAATCTATTTGGCAGCTTAAAGCCTGCTTTTACAATCCAAAACAAATCCCAACGATGTCTGATCTCCAAGATGAAAGCTCAAATACTCAGACAGCATCTCAAGAGAGAATTATGGGAGCAAGTGGAGCTATTGCTAGAACAATTAGCAttttaaaagaacaaaaaaagcAAGGATGGAAGGCCTAATATGATGTCCTGAGCCTATGTTTACATACCCGTCTgcgtacaaaaacaaacaacctgTAGACAAGTAAATCACTTGTAATTTTAGCCTCTAAAAGCCGTCCCTTTGAATCCCAACagataataaagaaaaaaaacatctctcTGTACAACTATCCAACCGCCATGATGTCtatatttaaacgtttttaaacagAAAGCTAACCTAGATCAACCTCGATGGTTAATGTAAACCTCCAACTTAACTTGAGTTAGGAAGTTTCCACCTCTCCGTGTGGGAAGCTTTATTCAATAGGGAACAATAAGATGAAAATAGAAATAAATGAAGAGTCCAGAGAGTCAcatgaaaatgaacaaaacatcTGAACAAGGAGATCATGTCAATTTTTCTTTATTTGGATGGGTCTAACCGTGCTAATGTAACATTCCAGGTTAAAAAGTGCGATAGCATGAAGAGTTTAAACCTGAAGACACACACATCTGTTCTGGCCTCCTCCCAGGAAAGGCGTCTGTAGTTGTTTTCTAAAACCCTGCGGTGAAAGAGGATGTTTAAAAACTTCACAGAATGACTGGGGCTAGCTGATCTGACACGTACACAGGTAGTAAACTAAAACAACAATCCTTATTCTTCTGGTGATCTTGTGTCTGGCACACCCTGTCCCTTCTGAAACACAGGGCACAGAAGCCCACACTGGGACAAAACGCGTACGTGTGCCAGCTCCATTCTCACGAGTGCATCTGGACTCACCACCACAAGTCAAGAGGGCACAGGCGGTCAAACTGGACGGAAAATTCTCATGAAACTCAGAGATCCGACCGGTCTCGATACCAGCTCCCTGACCAGAATCACAGGAAACCCACACAGGAAACGGTTTCACACAACAGGACTGCAAAGCTTCctccaaaaaggaaaaaaaataagcgTAACCGAATCTTTACTGTAAACACAAACTCCAACCCACCCCAGAAAACACCGAACACAGGGACAACCTGTGTTTATTTTCTCCACCCAGTGGATGTAATCAAGCTTTCTGTTCAGAACCAACGAGAAACAAACAGCGATCAGCCACAAAGGAGCAAACAGAGCCAGTGGATGCAGGACTGACTGTTTAAATCAAACCAATTACAAAATCACAACCAAACTCGTTTCAGACTTGATGCACAAACAAACTGAACATATAAGTTTTAACATTTAGCAGAAGTTGTTCACCTCGAGGGTCTGCATCAGTGTGGGCTTGATGGCATCTTTCATCAGCACTGCCACAGCGCCGCTCACACCCTGTCAGCAAATAGATTATAACAGACACATGAATGACATTTAGGCCTGCTGAAAGTGTATACCTCTTTTGTTTAGCCTGTCAGTCTGGAGACATTACCATAGTGTTTACTCTACGTTCTCAAACCTCATTTAAGGTGATCTACAGCTCAGAGAGATGTGGGGAAATGTTCGGCCCTAAAGTGTGAGAGGCAGGAAAGCTGTCTTACACACAAGCTACACCTAGACTGAAAATGTTGTTCTTAGTGGGGCTTGGAGGTTAAACCTTAGTGTGCCTGGGAACAGAAGGATTTATCACAAAGCTGAATGACCGCTGTGCATTTTAGAAACCGTAGAGTTGATTCGATTTTAAAACGAGATCAGACTAAAACAGCGTGAGTTTTCCCACCAGATCCTCTGCTGTGACGGGTCCTCCGGAGCGGCTGGTGCCCACCACCATGTGTGCCAGTCTGTCCTTCATGTCCTTCAGGCTATCTGATAGAGCCAGGATGGCCATGATCTCACTGGCCACTGCAATGTCGAAGCCAGTCTGAAGGGCGACACAGACAGGAAAAGGTCCCCTGGTTAATCACATTTCCAGGAAAATAGGGctcatgaataaggtttaaattAGCTGCTAGGAAAATTGTAATTTTAAGCtcatttttttattgatttatgtGAAATTGATGAGATTTAGAAAACAAGGCAACATGAGTGAATGTGGGACATTCAAACAGTCTCTTTTTGTCAACACAGAGGGGAGAGGGAGCAAAAACATGAGTTAACCCACATGAATCCAGCAAGGACTAAAGGATTTCTATTCCCACTCCCAGCCATAACACCCTGAGGGGCTACAGGGTACCGGCACAGGAGGATGGTGCAGGGCGGAGGAATGAAGGCCAAACAGGCGGTAAATATAAGCATATGCTGAGGCACCATtccaggcgtgtgtgtgtgtgtgtgtgtgtgtgtgtgtgtgtgtgtgtgtgtgtgtgtgtgtgccccacTCCTGTGTAAACATTTGCTTTCACTTAAAGCTGCTGCTTCCCATTGACCTGAACTGTTTACTCACTGAATTTCATTTGGCTGTCATCACTACAGATCTGTGGCTGTCCCTCTGCAGAACCAcagagagaatgtgtgtgtgtgtgtgggtgtgtgtgtgttgagtgaTTTAATCGTCACATATGAGCCAAACATCTGCAATAACATAACGTTTCTGTTCCTACCTCTCTGATTTGTCCCTTTTCAGTGCTCGCCTGTCCTACTGTGATCTTCCTCAAGAATCGATCATTTGTGTCAAgaactgaaaaacaaaaacacaaacaggtTTTCTTTATAAATTCACAAGTTGTGAGAAGCCACCGTGACCACAGTTTGACCAGTTTTAACTGTGGATGAAACAGCTGGGAGCCATATTAGTCAAACAGGATTCAGCAGCTCTTCTGCTGTAAGGAAGGAAGGAAAACACGACTATCCAGACTTTTCCAAAAAGGTGAATCTGTTTGTTATATCTCCAGGGTTTGTGTcttatataaaaaaaacaacaactttggAGGCATGGAGGTAAAAACCACATCTATCACTGCAGAGCCCAGCTGGTTTGTCTCTGACAGATCTGAACTTAGACTGCTGCAGCTTTCTAATATCCACCCAGCTTTAGACTGATGACACTATGGACTTTACTTTATGTAAACGACTTAAAAATCCTCTTTAATAAGGAGCCCTTCAAAGATTAGATGTTACATTaatcaaaatgtaaaaaagtcTTTAAAGAGCTTCAGTTGTTTGTCAAAACATCCTTGATGGTAGCTAGATTTAGATCCTGCCTTTGACCAAGTCCTTGGTCAAGTCTGAGGCCCGGTTCACACGGCGATCTTAAGGACGAccgtaatggctctaaagataatcttttcAGATAATCCTGCCATGTGCGGTGTATTAAGCCCGGACCACACAGGAATGCTCATGTCACACTGTGTGGACTCCAGACTCTACTGTACAGTCAAAATTTCAATGAGCCATACTGCACGATGTCTCGCTCCAGAAGGACATGCTGATGTCACGCATGCATCCCCTGAGAAGCATACCTTGCTAAAAGCTAAAACCAAAACAACAATGCTGAAAAGAGAAAAAAGCACCACCGTTAATACGTCTTTCATTGGATTATGGACCCAACTCCAGAAAGGAGTGGTCTGCCTGTTCCTGCACGTAGCTTCCACTGTTGCTAATTCCACTCTCGTCACTAGTTTTTCGCGTCATTCCCagggtgtattttcattggttaattgCAGACGGGagtcgtaggttttcaagcagtgcttgAAGACTGTTGGAGGCTGACTTTGGGCCGGAGAGTGCTCAAAAAGCTGGCAAGTCATCCTCACGTTCACaattttttgtcacgattctgctcATAACGAGGGATTTGTCTAGAACAGCCAGAAAACACACAGTGTGGTCCAGGCTTTAAGACTGCCCTGGTCTGCTCGGATGCACATTGGGACAGCTCCAATCATAAATCAGGGATATTCAACAtgttgaatgtgatgtgtagCCAATCGAAAGCAAGCTGCACAATCCTACTCTGCCATGTTTGATTACGTCAAAGTCAAGTTAGATCTTGCTAGATTTCCTGTCTGACCTGGACCGTGAAATCAGTTCACGTGAAGTTTTTTCCGTGTGGCTGCGCAGCACACACTACAGGACCAAAACGGTTACATCTATGATTTTTGTACCAGCGTGTGTGTCGTCTCATGTTTTGACATTTTTAAATCCGGCCGTGTGAACCAAGTCTTAACGCTGTTGTTTGGCCATCTGGGGGCGATGCCAAATGACCTCCACTGAGTTGTCTCAACAGTCAATGCTTTAGATTCACAGGCGTCACTTGTTCACTTGTGTTCTCGTCACATTCAGCAAACAAACATAACCCATTTTGGTTTTACACCTTTGTCACACgtaacaaaaacatgcaggcCTTGTTACTATTCAGCAGCAAAAACTTAATTTGAGATGTATTTTGGCTCAAAGGTCTCTTGAAGAAACCACAAGGTACAGAAGAGCTTCTCTCTGAAGCAAACCTGCTCTTAATAGCGCAACAAATGACGTATAATTTGCCCATGAGGCAAGTATTTCGTTACAACCAGGAATAAACTCAGGCAGCTATAGAAATACCTCTCTGCCAGGTGATCTTAGAAGGGTCCAGATCAAGACGCACAAAGGCGCTGACTTCCTGTGGCGTGAGAGATGTGGGCTCTGTCTTACTGATACCAAGACGCTGAAATGGAAAAGAAAACAGATTCTCTTAAAAATATGttaagatggatggatgaaacttCTGGCTCCAGCTTTTGGTTCCCGCTGTTACAGATAAAACAGACATTTATCACGTGCTATACGGTTATGTGACCATTTCCatcatttattttacattaaGCAGTCTAGCTAATGTAGTTATGGCTAAGAACATACCAGCTGGAAAAATCTTCagagaacagaaaataaatccaGACTAGGTGACTACAAGATGGAAGTCGTACTGTACAGTTTAAATGCTCAAAAAAATATTCCTCTCTCAGGTTTTCCATAAAGATGTCACACGCTTTAACATCTATACAACAGGTCACACACGGAGCCGGCTAACACTTAAACTCCCTCTCATGTTCCCAACTTCACAGCATTTGTCAAATTGAACGTCTCTGCTGGAATTTACATCAGCTAAGAGCAAACGTGTGAGGATGAGGTTAGAGCAACAGATTAGGGAGCAGGCTTAAGATGTAAGGAGGCCCCCTAGTGGTCATATCATTATTTTATGGTCATTTGATGCAACTTTCCTTTACATGTCGGCTGTTTTAAGGCCATTTGAGATGAAATCAGAGGTAGGAGGGAAGGAATTCAAAGAGAAAATGTCAgaacattatttttttatttgttctgtacttttgatctAGAGAGGTTTTAATAGACTCTCACAGACGCTGCGGTAGCTGGACTTACACGTAACCTGGAGATCTGGATAGGAGAGAATGTTCTGACTCCGTTGACTGTAGGAACCAGTCTGTTAAAAAGGGCCTGGAGACACAGAGGGGAAACATTGCTTTATAATTTATATGAAatatgaaaatgaaaaaaatcagttttgtGCTGTAATAAAACATCAGCCACCTTGTCTGATTGTGTCGCCTCATGAAGCATCCTGGCATCGATGGCTGCTGCCACCAGGTTGTTGGCTGCTGTGATGGCATGGATGTCACCGGTCAGGTGGAGATTGAACTACATAAAAGgtgaataataaaaacataattttaCATATTAGACGTTGTAAAGTTATTTTATTTACGGTGAGTCCCTTTGAAGCTTGACCCAATCCAGCCAGAGGGCTGTCTGCTCGTCTTACCTCCTCCATGGGAATGACCTGGGCATAGCCCCCTCCTGCGGCTCCCCCTAGGCACAAAGCCGAGGTAAAACAGTCAGAGGAAGACGCCAGGACAAAGACGTTCAAAGGAGCAGCGCTGAGATATGGACTCTAAGTGAACTGCTCCACCCAAAAGAAAAATGTATAAAAGATTGAAACGCTAGCCTCTCGCTGACAAAGAATGTTCCCATCATCGCAATTAGACGCCTTTAGCATTTCATTCTGGGTCATAATAAACAGATCAGCAAACCATCTAAAAGGCGACATCTTTGTCAGTTTGTATTCATGAAAAGGAGACAGGAAGTGGATGCTTTCAGAGAGGATACACAAGACAATCAGGAAAAGACTCATGCTTGATGCTGACCTTTAACCCCAAAGGTGGGTCCCTGTGAAGGCTGCCGCAGACAAGCGAAGGAGTTGAGCTTCAGGTGGGCAGACAAGGCCTGGACCAGGCCGATGGTCACCGTGCTCTTACCCTCACCCAGTGGAGTTGGAGTTATACTGGATACACAAAGAGACGATTTCAACTGTGTCCCAAATCAATCTGCAAGTTCTCAAAGGAATAACATCTTCCTCACCCAGCCACCAGCACATAATTGCCATCAGGCTGAGAGTGGAGGCGATCAAGCAGCGACAGCTGGACCTTGGCTTTGTTCCTGCCGTAAGCTTCGAGCTCCTCCGGCAGCAAACCGATTTCCTCAGCCAGCTGATCCACGGGTTTAGGTGTCTGAGCTCGAGATATCTCTATGTCACTGACCCAGAAAACACAACACAGCATGTCTAATCCCATTTTCACAACAGCCCTTTGTTTTTAACTACATTTCCTTTAAATCGGGATGTGCTGTAGGTCTGAACCTTGGCACGGGGGTCAGGGGCAGCAACTTAAGGCTACGCAGACGCCAGGGCCGATATTGCTGATTCTGAATCCACCGATTGCAACTGTGAATGACATTCTAATAGAATAGAAATAAAGGGGTTACTAATGATGACAGAAAGGCATTTTTAATCAATTATGAGTAAGAGTAGATAGAAAAAGCTCACTTGTGTTCTGTAAGCAGCTGTGAGGTATCCTACTCCAGATCTCGAGGATAAACCAATAGCATCATCGTCTAGAAAGAAGAAGGTCTGATTATTCCGCACAATGATTAAAATATGCttttataaatatacaaaaacaacagaTGCATGTTTGACACCAACACAGTTATGATCTGATTTTGTTTTCCAAAAGAGAAAAGAAAGGTGAGGTTGTTTATTTATCAAATCAAAAGCAACACATGTAGCCACACCTGGCTTTAGGGCGGGCTCACAGTGAATGATAAGAGCTTCTGGACGAATCCAGGTGGGAGGAACCTCCATGTTTCCTGCACCCAACAGAACCACAGCATCAGCCTGCATCACCTGGTGGGGAAAATGTGGAAGACATCAACAAGACAAAAGATAGACATCGACCACTTGTGGTGAATAACGATCACTGCACATACAGTAACTGAGCTGACATTCAACAGATGTTAGGAAACGGACTCCTTCACTGTTAGATTTGAAAACAAATGTAAATGAACCTGTGTCTGCAGACTTTTGGAGTTCCAATGACTTGTATTAACTTCCACCCCACTCCTTTCAATCAGGCACTGCAGGGCCAACCTGAGGGGTCCTTCTCCTCCAACCAGCAGCACAGATTTCACTTTCAAAGGAGCATCTATGGACATGTTTAAGTTAGGTTAGAAAACTGGTGGACCAAACCTTTATTACAAGATTTGATATAAAACGTGTCAAACCTACAGCTGTTAAAATAATCAGAAAGTTACAAACACAAGTTGTTTTTAATTATAGGGCCAGTAGTTAATAAAAACGTTATTGAATAAGAAATATTTAGTTTAATGTCATCATCTGTAATCAAAATGCCCGTTAGCTGTATAAGCACCGCTGAAGGCAGCTGTAACTGCATTCAATAAAATCCCAGACTGGGAATCTCTGAGATTGTAGAAATTTAAATTCTAGTATCAGGAAATTACTAGATAATCCATAAATGAATCCAAACAACAAAATGTCCTACAGTTTGATAAAAAACAGAGATACATTTCACGGCaaacttaaaaacatttaaaatcttGACaagcggggcgacggtggcacaggagttaagtgctcgccctgtaattggaaggttgcaggttcgagtcccgctcagtctgtcgttgtgtccttgggcaagacacttaacccaccttgcctgctggtggtggtcggagggaccggtggcgccagtgctcggcagcctcgcctctgtcagtgcgacccagggcagctgtggctacattttagctcatccccaccagtgtgtgaatgtgtgtgtgaatgggtgaatgactgattgtgttgtaaggcgccttggggggttccaggactctagaaggcgctaatcaaatatcaaatacaggccatttaccatttaccattgacAAGAAGCTGAGTTTACTGGAGGCTTCGGTCAGATGGTGAAAccgaaaatgtttgttttgtgaTTTACGGTGTAAAATTCCAGTCGGTGACAACTTCACAAACAAAGCTGCAGATTTTAAATCATTAAAGAGGAGGTCTTATGATGGCCAGAGCTTGAAATCAATACAGTATGCTTGATTTTATAACAGAGTGATCACAACAAGAAAAATCAGAGgcaagaaaaagttttaaaaagttgttttctcttttttaaaCATTCCAGCCTCAGCAACAGTATTCGGTAATCAGTCGTTAGTCACGTGGTCTTAATTCATATCGAGAGGCCTTATCGCTGCTTCCTGAGAGATTATAATGATGTTGTGTTTGTGTGGAGATCATTAGGGGTCAGAATACAAAACACCATGCTGACTACTTTAGGTCCATGAATGTGGGGACAGAAAAGGCACCTGGGAGAAACTCACCGTGTTTCCCCAGCAGATCTAAAACAGCACCAGCTACAGGCGGCACAAAACCTTCGCTCGCATCTCCTCGCACCAGGCGGCCCATATTCAAATCGGTCGTGCTAGAATGGGACAAAACAGTCACAATATATCAAAACACTTAGGATTTTCTTTAAGCTAAAACAGTTAGCATCAGTGCTGATTTGCCTAAGCTCTCTAACCAGAACAGTTTCTGAACTCTCATTTGATTTTGATTTTTAGCAACCTTTTCTtgggtcttgttttttttttgtttcacagCAAAAAGGTTGAAGACTTGAATGAGACGGTGTGGGTCGTTGAGTTTGAGGTTGCACTATAcatgcatgggttttctctgAGTATGCGAGTATGTTACGTCCATTGACCTGTAGGGGCTCTCTTGGAGTAGAGAGCTTCCTGTTTGGTGTTTGTTTGCAGGTCTGCTGCCACACCCGGGTGCCCAGCTGGGATCATTTGCTCCTCATCATTGGACCTGCATAAAAGCTCCAGCCAGCCAGCGCCCCAGCCCCTAACTCCTGGGCACAGACTGTTTTGGTGATTGTGAAGGTGTTAAAACCTGTGTAGCATAAGCTACTGTGATACCAGTAGTATTTAGTGGATACTGGTTGTACTAGAAGTTCATTCTTTTATTAGTTGGGAAGTATTTGGTAGGGGTTCTCTGCCTTTTTCTTTGATGCACCGTTTTCTCCTGTTTTGTGGACAGCCAGTGTAGCCCAGGCATTGTATTTGTTTCTTTTCATTATAGAAGGgttgcatgttttttgttttagctaaaggggtggttttgtttgttgttttggcctGGAGACCCTGACGTTGAACTACTTCCCTCTTTTTGTTATAGTGTTAAGAAGTTCctggttgtttttcttttatttgtataTTAAATGCCTTCTTtcagttttttgttatttttttgtgtTACACCCTAACCTCCTGGACCGCTAATTTCTCAAGGGTTGTAACAGAGTATACGACTATGTAAGTGTGAATTGTTATGCCTTGTGTCTCTATGTGTTGGCTCAGTAATACACTAGATACTTCTTCAAGGTGTAACCTCCTCTTGCCCTCAGACTTTAGCTTAATTCATAAGAAGGAACAGAAGTTTTACCCATCAACATCCTTCTCTGGATTGAGCGCACCGAGCACTCGGCTAGTGAGAGAAGCCGCGGGGAGGTGGAGGTAGACCCCATGTACTTTGGGGTCGTTATTGAGCTTTAGCAACTCCTCTACAATCTGCAATCAAACAAAAGACAAGAAGTCCTAAGATGTGTGCAAGAGTTTTTTTAACAGAAATGTTGTCATTATGAATGGAAACACATATTAAATCTACAAAACAGGAGTTATTAAACACATTTCTAACATTAGTTGTCAAATCTTACAGGTAGAGAC contains:
- the mthfd1l gene encoding monofunctional C1-tetrahydrofolate synthase, mitochondrial isoform X3: MIEIPTTPEDSVPPSVISQLSFLREEQGNMKLASFRSACNSLRVYTSHPGSRFSGLFRRCFPVGITNNRLAIRAGSATTSSGTRSTLPANFGKQCKEELWSEYNYSVGEAVQRTKAAMVTLLRRNPEIQPLLAILQHLVLLLCSACLISKAGEDDSILEINKKIAGKVGLNVTQICLATGCSEDEIVEELLKLNNDPKVHGVYLHLPAASLTSRVLGALNPEKDVDGTTDLNMGRLVRGDASEGFVPPVAGAVLDLLGKHDAPLKVKSVLLVGGEGPLRLALQCLIERSGVEVNTSHWNSKSLQTQVMQADAVVLLGAGNMEVPPTWIRPEALIIHCEPALKPDDDAIGLSSRSGVGYLTAAYRTQNVIHSCNRWIQNQQYRPWRLRSLKLLPLTPVPSDIEISRAQTPKPVDQLAEEIGLLPEELEAYGRNKAKVQLSLLDRLHSQPDGNYVLVAGITPTPLGEGKSTVTIGLVQALSAHLKLNSFACLRQPSQGPTFGVKGGAAGGGYAQVIPMEEFNLHLTGDIHAITAANNLVAAAIDARMLHEATQSDKALFNRLVPTVNGVRTFSPIQISRLRRLGISKTEPTSLTPQEVSAFVRLDLDPSKITWQRVLDTNDRFLRKITVGQASTEKGQIRETGFDIAVASEIMAILALSDSLKDMKDRLAHMVVGTSRSGGPVTAEDLGVSGAVAVLMKDAIKPTLMQTLEGTPVFVHAGPFANIAHGNSSVLADKLALKLVGRDGFVVTEAGFGADIGMEKFFNIKCRASGLRPNVVVLVATVRALKMHGGGPNVSAGAPLPREYINENLSLVAGGCHSNLKKQIQIAHLFGVPVVVALNVFKTDTRAEIDLVCQIAKTCGASDAVPCHHWSQGGRGCLELAQAVKEATRRPSNFQFLYPTEGVPRLIAR